In a genomic window of Magnolia sinica isolate HGM2019 chromosome 16, MsV1, whole genome shotgun sequence:
- the LOC131229735 gene encoding wall-associated receptor kinase-like 1 isoform X1 has product MEVETNTQVCISFKRDSLICNFCYNSWFGFGLRPNRNDEVFLNNGAELLEELITYSEGKSSPIRIFSAQELEKATNNYADDLFFCEETLYKMYKGTIDGRAIIVSKSQQSDFISVSRAYEVAVLSRINHVNILKILGCCLEIEIPTIVYDFFSQETLYDRIHKAGSSCYISWENCLKIATGVAYGLTYLHIDMATPIIHRNIKSRKILLDEHSNVKIIGFDLSLPMPLGETETECSVLGTYGYADPCYVAKGLVSEKSDVYSYGVVVLEILTGKKDRELWESASEFAECTEEKLVGFAEAILLEEGKKDQLKAFAQLVRRCLSGSWEERPTMKEVVQELRRIKGL; this is encoded by the exons ATGGAAGTAGAAACAAATACTCAAGTCTGTATTTCATTTAAGAGGGATTCCCTGATCTGCAATTTCT GCTACAACAGTTGGTTTGGTTTTGGCTTGAGACCAAACAGGAACGATGAGGTCTTCTTAAATAACGGAGCTGAGTTATTAGAAGAGTTAATTACTTATTCCGAAGGTAAAAGTAGCCCAATCCGCATCTTTTCCGCGCAAGAGCTTGAGAAGGCAACTAACAACTATGCAGACGACCTATTTTTTTGTGAAGAAACATTGTACAAAATGTACAAGGGAACCATCGATGGTCGAGCTATTATCGTTTCTAAGTCACAACAGTCCGATTTCATTTCCGTCTCCAGAGCCTATGAAGTTGCAGTACTATCCCGAATTAACCATGTGAACATATTGAAGATACTCGGATGTTGCCTCGAGATCGAAATTCCAACAATCGTGTATGATTTCTTCTCCCAAGAGACTCTTTATGACCGTATCCACAAAGCTGGAAGTTCATGCTATATTTCATGGGAAAATTGCTTAAAGATTGCGACAGGAGTGGCGTATGGACTTACCTATTTGCATATAGACATGGCGACACCAATCATTCATAGGAATATAAAATCTAGAAAAATTTTGTTGGACGAACATTCTAATGTCAAAATCATTGGTTTTGATTTGTCACTGCCTATGCCCTTGGGTGAAACAGAGACAGAATGCTCGGTTCTCGGGACCTATGGGTATGCTGATCCATGTTATGTGGCGAAGGGGCTAGTATCAGAAAAAAGTGATGTTTACAGCTATGGGGTAGTTGTGTTGGAGATTTTAACCGGAAAGAAGGATAGAGAGCTTTGGGAGTCGGCTTCTGAGTTTGCTGAATGCACAGAAGAGAAGCTTGTTGGCTTTGCTGAGGCAATTCTTCTTGAAGAAGGGAAGAAAGATCAACTGAAGGCATTTGCACAGCTTGTTAGGAGATGCCTTTCGGGAAGCTGGGAGGAGAGGCCTACAATGAAGGAAGTTGTTCAAGAACTCCGACGAATTAAAGGGTTATGA
- the LOC131229735 gene encoding wall-associated receptor kinase-like 1 isoform X3, translating to MALRRCYNSRFGFGLRPKRNDEFFLNNGAELLEELITSSEGKSSPIRIFSVQELEKATNNYADDLFFHEDSWYKMYKGTINGRAIIVSKSKQSNLISSSRAYEVAVLSRINHVNIVKILGCCLEIKIPTLVYEFFSQETLYDRIHKAGSSCYISWENCLKIATGVAYGLTYLHIDMATPIIHRNIKSSQILLDEHCNVKIIGFDISLPMPLGETEIECVVMGTFGYSDPCYIETGLVSEKSDVYSYGAVVFEMLTGKNVIEIEESELVSKFAEEKLVSFVEASLLKEVKKDQLMAFAQLVRRCLSVRWDERPTMKEVVQELRRIKGL from the coding sequence GCTACAACAGTCGGTTTGGTTTTGGCTTGAGACCAAAAAGGAACGATGAGTTCTTCTTAAATAATGGAGCTGAGTTATTAGAAGAGTTAATTACTTCTTCCGAAGGTAAAAGCAGCCCAATCCGCATCTTTTCCGTGCAAGAGCTTGAGAAGGCAACTAACAATTATGCAGACGACCTATTTTTTCATGAAGATTCATGGTACAAAATGTACAAGGGAACCATCAATGGTCGAGCTATTATTGTTTCTAAGTCAAAACAGTCCAATTTAATTTCCTCCTCCAGAGCCTATGAAGTTGCAGTGCTATCCCGAATCAACCATGTGAACATAGTGAAGATACTCGGATGTTGCCTCGAGATCAAAATTCCAACACTAGTGTATGAATTCTTCTCCCAAGAGACTCTTTATGACCGTATCCACAAAGCTGGAAGTTCATGCTATATTTCATGGGAAAATTGCTTAAAGATTGCAACAGGAGTGGCGTATGGACTTACCTATTTGCATATAGACATGGCGACGCCAATCATTCATAGGAATATAAAATCCAGTCAAATTTTGTTGGACGAACATTGTAATGTCAAAATCATTGGTTTTGATATATCACTGCCTATGCCCTTGGGTGAAACAGAGATAGAATGTGTTGTTATGGGGACCTTTGGGTATTCGGATCCATGTTATATTGAGACGGGGCTAGTATCAGAAAAAAGCGATGTTTATAGCTACGGGGCAGTAGTGTTTGAGATGTTAACCGGAAAGAATGTTATAGAGATTGAGGAATCGGAGTTGGTTTCTAAGTTTGCTGAAGAGAAGCTTGTTAGCTTTGTTGAGGCAAGTCTTCTTAAAGAAGTGAAGAAAGATCAACTGATGGCATTTGCACAGCTTGTTAGGAGATGCCTTTCGGTAAGATGGGATGAGAGGCCTACAATGAAGGAAGTTGTTCAAGAACTCCGACGAATTAAAGGGTTATGA
- the LOC131229735 gene encoding wall-associated receptor kinase-like 1 isoform X4 — protein MALRCYNSWFGFGLRPNRNDEVFLNNGAELLEELITYSEGKSSPIRIFSAQELEKATNNYADDLFFCEETLYKMYKGTIDGRAIIVSKSQQSDFISVSRAYEVAVLSRINHVNILKILGCCLEIEIPTIVYDFFSQETLYDRIHKAGSSCYISWENCLKIATGVAYGLTYLHIDMATPIIHRNIKSRKILLDEHSNVKIIGFDLSLPMPLGETETECSVLGTYGYADPCYVAKGLVSEKSDVYSYGVVVLEILTGKKDRELWESASEFAECTEEKLVGFAEAILLEEGKKDQLKAFAQLVRRCLSGSWEERPTMKEVVQELRRIKGL, from the exons ATGGCACTCAGAT GCTACAACAGTTGGTTTGGTTTTGGCTTGAGACCAAACAGGAACGATGAGGTCTTCTTAAATAACGGAGCTGAGTTATTAGAAGAGTTAATTACTTATTCCGAAGGTAAAAGTAGCCCAATCCGCATCTTTTCCGCGCAAGAGCTTGAGAAGGCAACTAACAACTATGCAGACGACCTATTTTTTTGTGAAGAAACATTGTACAAAATGTACAAGGGAACCATCGATGGTCGAGCTATTATCGTTTCTAAGTCACAACAGTCCGATTTCATTTCCGTCTCCAGAGCCTATGAAGTTGCAGTACTATCCCGAATTAACCATGTGAACATATTGAAGATACTCGGATGTTGCCTCGAGATCGAAATTCCAACAATCGTGTATGATTTCTTCTCCCAAGAGACTCTTTATGACCGTATCCACAAAGCTGGAAGTTCATGCTATATTTCATGGGAAAATTGCTTAAAGATTGCGACAGGAGTGGCGTATGGACTTACCTATTTGCATATAGACATGGCGACACCAATCATTCATAGGAATATAAAATCTAGAAAAATTTTGTTGGACGAACATTCTAATGTCAAAATCATTGGTTTTGATTTGTCACTGCCTATGCCCTTGGGTGAAACAGAGACAGAATGCTCGGTTCTCGGGACCTATGGGTATGCTGATCCATGTTATGTGGCGAAGGGGCTAGTATCAGAAAAAAGTGATGTTTACAGCTATGGGGTAGTTGTGTTGGAGATTTTAACCGGAAAGAAGGATAGAGAGCTTTGGGAGTCGGCTTCTGAGTTTGCTGAATGCACAGAAGAGAAGCTTGTTGGCTTTGCTGAGGCAATTCTTCTTGAAGAAGGGAAGAAAGATCAACTGAAGGCATTTGCACAGCTTGTTAGGAGATGCCTTTCGGGAAGCTGGGAGGAGAGGCCTACAATGAAGGAAGTTGTTCAAGAACTCCGACGAATTAAAGGGTTATGA